In Xanthomonas campestris pv. phormiicola, the DNA window GCCGATTTCCAGGCGCGCCTGGGCGGTGACCATGGCATCGGACAGACGGATCTTCTCCATCTTGTCCAGGCTGATGTCGTCGAGTTGGCGGCGCGCCATGGCCATGGAGGCCAGGCTGGCGACGATCAGCGCGCCGCAGAGCAGCAGCAAGGCCGCGAAGGCGAAGGTCAGTCGGGGACCGACTGGATAACGACGGAGGAGACGGATCATCGGGGCGGGGAGAGGTTCGGGCGCAATTGCCCACACGTACCCTGGCCACCAAGCTTTACCGAAACGCGACCGACCTACGACAACATGGCGAACTGTGACGCCGGGTGGATCGCAACCGCGGCGTGTCGCGCGTCGCAGCCTCTATCGGCGGCAATGCCGGAAACTTGAGCAGGCGCACGCGACCTCCGCGCACGCGTCGGCGTCCACAGGCGTGTGCTGGACGTGCGACGGCATCGGTTCGGGCCAGCGGCGCAGCGTCCCGCTGCGGCTGTCGCGCGATGCAGCGGTGGCAGGGCGGCGCAACGGCGCCGGCCGGCGGCTCAGAAGAAGTCGTGCAACAGCGTCGCCACCGCGGCCGGCTGCTCCATGTGCAGATGGTGGGTGCCCGGCAACACATGCACGCGGCCATGGCGCAGCCGTGCCGCACGTTCGTTGCGCAACGGCTCGGGGAAATACGGCTGCGCCGGATCGGCGTAGATCACCCGCGCCGGGCACTCGATGCCGGCCAGCAGCGCCTGCACCTGCGCCTCGCTCAGCCGCACCGCGGTGGGCAGGGTCAGGCGCCGGTCGCTGCGCCACACGTAGCCGCCGTCCACCGCCTCGACCCCGCGCTCCACCAGCAGCCGCGCCGCCGGTTCGCTGAGCTGGTTGGCCTGCATCCGCGCGCGCACCGGCGCGGCCAGGTCGGAGAACACGCGCAGCGGCGAGGCGCCGGCGCGGCGGGTCGCGGCGACGCTGTCGCGCAGGCGGTCCAGCGTGCCCTCCACGGTCTCGGCCAGACCGCCCAGCATCTCGATCGCGACCAGCTTCTCGATGCGCTGCGGCGCCGCCGCGGCCAGGGTGCTGGCGATCGCCGCACCCATCGAATGGCCGAGCACCGCAAAGCGCTCCCAGCCCAGCGCGTCGGCCGCATCCAGCAGCGGATGCAGCGCGCTGGTCAGCAGATAGTCGGCGCCGGCCGGCAAGGCGTCACTGTGGCCGTGGCCGGGCAGGTCCAGCATCACCAGGTCCAGCTGCGGCAACTGCGCGCTCAGCGGCACGAAGCTGGCGGCGTTGTCCAGCCAGCCGTGCAGCGCCAGTACCTTGGGTCCGTGCGGATCGCCGCTGCGCAGCCCGGCCAGCCTGCCCACCCGCGACGGGCAGGCGAACGTGCGCAGCGTCATGCGGTGCGGGCGGCCAGCTGCGCCAGCGCGCGTGCGTGCGCCGGGGCGTCGTTGAGGCAGGGGATGTAACGCACCTGCATGCCGCGCTGGGCGCAGGTCTCGACGAAACCCATCGCCACTTCCTCCAGCGTTTCCAGGCAGTCGGTGGCGAAGCCCGGGCAGATCACGTCGACCCGCTTGGTGCCCCGCTCGGCCAGCTGCCACAGGCTCGGCTCCGCGTACGGCTGCAGCCAGCGCTCGGCGCCGAAGCGCGACTGGTAACCGAGCTGCCAGTCGCCGGCGCCCAGGCCCAGCGCCGCGGCGATCGCCTGCGCGCTGGCCTCGCAACGCTGCGGGTACGGATCGCCGTTGTTGGCCACGCGCTGCGGCAGGCCATGGAAGGAGAAGAACAGGGTCTCGCCGCGGCCGTGCTGCGCCCAGTGCGTGCGCACGCTGTCGGCCACCGCCTCGACCCAGGCCGGATCGGTCGGATAGTCCTCGATCAGGGTCACCGGCAGCTGCGGATTGCGCGCCTGCCAGGCCTGCACCACGTCCTCGATCGAGGCGGTGGTGGTGGTCGAATATTGCGGGTACAGCGGCAGCACCACGATCCGGCGCATGCCGCCGTCGCGCAGCGCGTCCAGCGCCGGCGCCAGCGCCGGGGTACCGTAGCGCATCGCCCAGGCCACGCGATGCCCGGGCAGTTCGCGCTGCATGCCCTCGGCCAGGCGCCGGGTGTACACCGCCAGCGGCGAGCCTTCCGGCAGCCACACCAGCGCGTATTTCTCCGCCGAACGCGGCGAGCGCCGCGGCAGGATCACCCAGTTCAGCAGCGGCCACCAGAACAGCCTGGGAATGGCCACAACGCGTTTGTCGCCGAGGAACTCGGCCAGGTAACGGGCGACCGCAGGCGCAGTCGGCGCCTCGGGCGTGCCTAGATTCACCACCAGCACGGCGGTCTCGGGTACGTCGCTCATGCGCGCATTGTGGCAGAGCCGCCCGCCGCGCGCGTCGCCATCGTGCCTATCGCAACGATCGCGGCCCGCGCATTGCCGCGCGCACTCATTGCCGATTAATTGCGATGTGACTAAGTTCAAGGACTTGCAGTATCTTGCTGCGGACCTATTTCGGACGCCCGCCATGCCCCGCCTGCCGCGCCTCGCCCTGTTGTTGAGCACCACGCTGTTCGTCGGCCACGCCGTGGCCGGCCCGGAAGAAGACGAGCGCGCCCGCAATGCGCTGCGCGTGCTGAGCGACATCCAGGAGATCCCGGAGCAATCCATCCCCGACAAGCTGCTCGACGAGGGCCGCGCGATCGTGGTGATCCCGGACACGCTCAAGGCCGGTCTGGTCATCGGCGGGCGCCGCGGCCACGGCCTGATGTCGGTCAAGCGTCCCGACGGCACCTGGTCCAACCCGGTGTTCGTCAAGCTCACCGGCGGCAGCATCGGCTTCCAGGTCGGCGTGCAGTCCTCCGACGTGGTGCTGGTGTTCCGCAACGACCGCAGCCTGGACAACATCGTCAACGGCAAGTTCACCCTCGGCGCCGATGCCGGGGTCGCCGCCGGCCCGGTCGGGCGCAACGCCTCCGCCGCCACCGACGGCCAGCTCAAGGCCGAGATCTGGTCGTGGTCGCGCGCGCGCGGCCTGTTCGCCGGCGTGGCGCTGGACGGCGCGGCGCTGCAGATCGACGATGCCGCCGACCTCAACGTGTACGGCGGCAACACCACCCCGCGCATGATCTTCGAAGGCCGCACCACGTCCCTGCCGTCCAACGACGTGGTCGCCTTCCGCGACAAGCTCGAGGAAGCCACCTATGCCGCGCGGCAGAACCGCGGCACCGACGGCGGCGATCGCCGCACCGCCGCGGCACCGCCGCCGCGGCCGCAGCCGGCGGCGCAGGCCGCACCGCCCACGGTCGCCGAGCCCGCCGACGGCGCCAGCACCGCGCCATTGCAGGCCCCGCCGCAGACGGCGCCGCAGCAGGGCTTCCAGCCGGTGTCCGAAGGCGAGATCCGCACCGAGTCGCTGGACGGCAACCACTAGAATCCGCGCCGCGGCGCGCAGCACTGAACGCACCGCGGCGCGGTGCGTTATCCTCCTCGTTCCTTACGACTTCTCTGCGAGCGGATCATGGGCGGTTTTAGCATCTGGCACTGGCTGGTCGTGCTGGTGATCGTGCTGCTGGTGTTCGGCACCAAGCGGCTGACCAGCGGCGCCAAGGATCTGGGCAGTGCGGTCAAGGAGTTCAAGAAAGGCATGCGCGACGAGGACAAGCCCGCCGGCCAGCTCGGCGACGAGTCGCGCAGCAGCGAGCACTCCCGCGACAGCCAGGCCGAACGCGACCGCGACGCGCGCTGAATAGGACGCTGTCGGCGTGTTCGATATCGGATTCAGCGAGCTGCTGCTGATCGCCGTGGTGGCGCTGGTGGTGCTCGGCCCGGAACGCCTGCCCAAGGCCGCGCGCTTCGCCGGCCTGTGGGTACGCCGCGCGCGCGCGCAGTGGGATTCGGTGAAGCAGGAACTGGAGCGCGAACTGGAAGCCGAGGAACTCAAGCGCAGCCTGCAGGACGTGCAGGCCTCGCTGCGCCAGGCCGAATCGCAACTGCGCGACAGCGGCCAGCAGCTGCAGCGCGAGACCGAGGCGCTGCGCCGCGAGATCGACCCGACCGGGCCGCCGCCGCTGGCCGAGGGCGCGCCGGCGGCCAGCGCACCGCCGACCACGACGCCAGCGTCGGAACCACTGCCGCCGTCCGGCGCTGCCGCCGCCGACCACCCGTTGCCGGCCACCACGCCAGCCGCGCCGACCACGCAGACGCACGCACCAGGCGACGCGCCGGCGCCCGCCGCGCACGGCCCTGCCCCCACAC includes these proteins:
- a CDS encoding alpha/beta hydrolase — translated: MTLRTFACPSRVGRLAGLRSGDPHGPKVLALHGWLDNAASFVPLSAQLPQLDLVMLDLPGHGHSDALPAGADYLLTSALHPLLDAADALGWERFAVLGHSMGAAIASTLAAAAPQRIEKLVAIEMLGGLAETVEGTLDRLRDSVAATRRAGASPLRVFSDLAAPVRARMQANQLSEPAARLLVERGVEAVDGGYVWRSDRRLTLPTAVRLSEAQVQALLAGIECPARVIYADPAQPYFPEPLRNERAARLRHGRVHVLPGTHHLHMEQPAAVATLLHDFF
- the hemH gene encoding ferrochelatase; the encoded protein is MSDVPETAVLVVNLGTPEAPTAPAVARYLAEFLGDKRVVAIPRLFWWPLLNWVILPRRSPRSAEKYALVWLPEGSPLAVYTRRLAEGMQRELPGHRVAWAMRYGTPALAPALDALRDGGMRRIVVLPLYPQYSTTTTASIEDVVQAWQARNPQLPVTLIEDYPTDPAWVEAVADSVRTHWAQHGRGETLFFSFHGLPQRVANNGDPYPQRCEASAQAIAAALGLGAGDWQLGYQSRFGAERWLQPYAEPSLWQLAERGTKRVDVICPGFATDCLETLEEVAMGFVETCAQRGMQVRYIPCLNDAPAHARALAQLAARTA
- a CDS encoding YSC84-related protein yields the protein MPRLPRLALLLSTTLFVGHAVAGPEEDERARNALRVLSDIQEIPEQSIPDKLLDEGRAIVVIPDTLKAGLVIGGRRGHGLMSVKRPDGTWSNPVFVKLTGGSIGFQVGVQSSDVVLVFRNDRSLDNIVNGKFTLGADAGVAAGPVGRNASAATDGQLKAEIWSWSRARGLFAGVALDGAALQIDDAADLNVYGGNTTPRMIFEGRTTSLPSNDVVAFRDKLEEATYAARQNRGTDGGDRRTAAAPPPRPQPAAQAAPPTVAEPADGASTAPLQAPPQTAPQQGFQPVSEGEIRTESLDGNH
- the tatA gene encoding Sec-independent protein translocase subunit TatA, whose protein sequence is MGGFSIWHWLVVLVIVLLVFGTKRLTSGAKDLGSAVKEFKKGMRDEDKPAGQLGDESRSSEHSRDSQAERDRDAR
- the tatB gene encoding Sec-independent protein translocase protein TatB, with amino-acid sequence MFDIGFSELLLIAVVALVVLGPERLPKAARFAGLWVRRARAQWDSVKQELERELEAEELKRSLQDVQASLRQAESQLRDSGQQLQRETEALRREIDPTGPPPLAEGAPAASAPPTTTPASEPLPPSGAAAADHPLPATTPAAPTTQTHAPGDAPAPAAHGPAPTPPAPGAAPPNGDPEAPR